Proteins co-encoded in one Thermus tengchongensis genomic window:
- a CDS encoding transposase, whose translation MARERRILAMGHGRSPYLASTLLPTPRSEGEVAWGVGSDGGWVFGYKLHLLVDLDTGERRGLRVVRASCHDSPMGRRML comes from the coding sequence ATGGCCCGGGAAAGGCGGATCTTGGCCATGGGTCACGGGCGAAGCCCGTACCTTGCCTCCACCCTCCTTCCCACCCCGAGATCGGAGGGCGAAGTGGCTTGGGGCGTGGGCTCGGACGGGGGCTGGGTCTTTGGGTACAAGCTCCACCTCCTGGTGGACCTGGACACGGGGGAGAGGCGGGGCTTGCGGGTGGTCCGGGCCTCTTGCCACGACTCGCCGATGGGGCGGCGGATGCTCTAG
- a CDS encoding type II toxin-antitoxin system Phd/YefM family antitoxin, protein MKVSKTHFKAHALELLRRVETTGEPLLITHRGKPVLEVRPYREEDPLTKLRGTLARYQEPTEPTGEAWEALE, encoded by the coding sequence ATGAAGGTTTCCAAGACCCACTTCAAAGCCCACGCCTTGGAGCTCCTGCGCCGGGTGGAGACCACGGGAGAGCCCCTCCTGATCACCCACCGGGGCAAGCCCGTCCTGGAAGTGCGGCCTTATCGGGAAGAGGATCCCTTAACAAAGCTGCGGGGCACCCTGGCCCGCTACCAGGAGCCCACGGAACCCACAGGGGAAGCCTGGGAGGCTTTGGAATGA